Proteins encoded by one window of Calliopsis andreniformis isolate RMS-2024a unplaced genomic scaffold, iyCalAndr_principal scaffold0133, whole genome shotgun sequence:
- the LOC143187641 gene encoding uncharacterized protein LOC143187641 isoform X2 has protein sequence MTAKGSPFISLEQNYDTISKQQVSFPCTMVAFTEFTNVLDVYFVKSKLQETVDCCREGLDVRRSFCYCRCGNRSSRVLRRIFGSYYPKNSPQHQCWGFIIKWNS, from the exons ATGACCGCCAAAG GAAGCCCTTTTATCTCTTTGGAGCAAAACTACGATACGATCTCCAAGCAACAGGTATCTTTTCCTTGCACCATGGT TGCGTTTACTGAGTTCACCAATGTCTTGGACGTCTACTTTGTGAAATCGAAGCTGCAGGAGACTGTTGATTGCTGCCGTGAAGGTCTTGATGTAAGACGCAGCTTCTGCTATTGTCGTTGTGGAAATCGTTCGTCCCGAGTATTACGCAGAATCTTCGGTTCATATTACCCGAAAAACAGTCCACAGCACCAGTGTTGGGGTTTTATTATTAAATGGAACTCTTGA
- the LOC143187641 gene encoding uncharacterized protein LOC143187641 isoform X1, whose translation MTYMWLFPAFRLSSVLALAEPRFSGSPFISLEQNYDTISKQQVSFPCTMVAFTEFTNVLDVYFVKSKLQETVDCCREGLDVRRSFCYCRCGNRSSRVLRRIFGSYYPKNSPQHQCWGFIIKWNS comes from the exons ATGACATATATGTGGTTGTTTCCTGCGTTTCGGCTATCGTCTGTGTTGGCATTGGCTGAGCCAAGATTTTCTG GAAGCCCTTTTATCTCTTTGGAGCAAAACTACGATACGATCTCCAAGCAACAGGTATCTTTTCCTTGCACCATGGT TGCGTTTACTGAGTTCACCAATGTCTTGGACGTCTACTTTGTGAAATCGAAGCTGCAGGAGACTGTTGATTGCTGCCGTGAAGGTCTTGATGTAAGACGCAGCTTCTGCTATTGTCGTTGTGGAAATCGTTCGTCCCGAGTATTACGCAGAATCTTCGGTTCATATTACCCGAAAAACAGTCCACAGCACCAGTGTTGGGGTTTTATTATTAAATGGAACTCTTGA